A DNA window from Actinomadura coerulea contains the following coding sequences:
- a CDS encoding alpha/beta fold hydrolase, translated as MATVLVLATATGCDSGDKNTSRAASVPTGLGQFYGQKPAWKSCRNGFECATVQVPLDYTKPSGEKVGISLIRLPAEDKSERIGSLLTNPGGPGGSGVDFVRQAARSFGTDLRRRFDIVGFDPRGVASSAPVRCNTGPQLDEFFATDASPDDPNETNRLGSESKAFAQRCKAKADAELPYVGTLNAARDMDVLRGALGDQKLTYYGASYGTYLGAFYAEQFPKNVRALVLDGAVDPKLSSTDLLIEQAKGFETALRAFADNCVKSGGCAFGNTPDAVIDKVSSFLTSTDKKPLNNTRDSRKVTESLAVMGIARALYVKEYWPVLRQALTQAMQKGDGTLLLALADEMVERKANGTYSNQTDANMAVNCVDKPNPANLATYGKAAAQAKKVAPRFGPFVVWGGLPCVYWPAQTEQAPHPITAKGAAPIVVIGTIRDPATPYKWAQSLAGQLSSGVLLTFDGDGHTAYLQGNSCITKATDEYLISADPPKNGTTCR; from the coding sequence GTGGCTACTGTGCTGGTCCTGGCGACGGCCACCGGCTGCGACAGTGGTGACAAGAACACGAGCCGGGCCGCAAGCGTCCCCACGGGCCTCGGGCAGTTCTACGGCCAGAAACCGGCCTGGAAGAGCTGTCGCAACGGGTTCGAGTGCGCGACCGTACAGGTCCCCTTGGACTACACCAAGCCGTCCGGCGAGAAGGTCGGCATCTCGCTCATCAGGCTGCCGGCCGAAGACAAGTCCGAACGGATCGGTTCACTGCTCACCAACCCTGGAGGCCCCGGCGGCTCCGGGGTCGACTTCGTCCGCCAGGCCGCCCGCAGCTTCGGAACCGACCTGCGGCGCCGTTTCGACATCGTCGGCTTCGACCCGCGTGGGGTGGCGTCCAGCGCGCCTGTCCGCTGCAACACCGGGCCCCAGTTGGACGAGTTCTTCGCCACCGATGCGTCCCCAGACGACCCGAACGAGACGAACAGGCTGGGCAGCGAAAGCAAGGCCTTCGCGCAGCGTTGCAAGGCCAAGGCCGACGCGGAGCTCCCCTATGTCGGCACGCTGAACGCGGCCCGTGACATGGACGTCCTGCGCGGCGCCTTGGGCGACCAGAAGCTCACCTACTACGGCGCGTCCTACGGGACTTACCTAGGCGCCTTCTACGCCGAGCAGTTCCCCAAGAACGTCCGAGCCCTCGTCCTGGACGGCGCCGTCGACCCGAAGCTGTCGTCCACCGACCTTCTGATCGAGCAGGCCAAGGGCTTCGAGACTGCCCTGCGTGCCTTCGCGGACAACTGCGTGAAGTCGGGTGGCTGCGCCTTCGGCAACACCCCGGACGCGGTCATCGACAAGGTCTCCTCCTTCCTCACGTCCACCGACAAGAAGCCCCTCAACAACACACGCGACTCCCGCAAGGTCACCGAGTCCCTGGCCGTGATGGGCATCGCGCGGGCCCTCTACGTCAAGGAGTACTGGCCGGTTCTGCGCCAGGCGCTCACCCAGGCGATGCAGAAGGGCGACGGCACCCTTCTCCTGGCTCTCGCGGACGAGATGGTCGAACGCAAGGCCAACGGCACCTACAGCAACCAGACCGACGCCAACATGGCCGTCAACTGTGTCGACAAGCCCAACCCGGCGAACCTCGCCACCTACGGCAAGGCAGCCGCGCAAGCCAAGAAGGTCGCTCCCCGCTTCGGACCGTTCGTCGTCTGGGGCGGCCTCCCGTGCGTCTACTGGCCCGCCCAGACGGAACAAGCACCCCACCCCATCACCGCCAAGGGCGCCGCTCCCATCGTCGTCATCGGAACCATCCGCGACCCCGCGACGCCCTACAAGTGGGCCCAGAGCCTGGCCGGCCAGCTCTCCAGCGGCGTCCTCCTCACCTTCGACGGCGACGGCCACACCGCCTACCTCCAAGGCAACTCCTGCATCACCAAGGCCACCGACGAGTACCTGATCAGCGCCGACCCGCCCAAGAACGGGACCACCTGCCGCTGA
- a CDS encoding TetR/AcrR family transcriptional regulator C-terminal domain-containing protein — MASELGVRAMSLYTHIDAKEDLLDMVYDEVAEEVLVQGELPDGWREAMMEIARREREVGLRHPWMLQLAGRSPRIGPNGLRHIEQSMAAAARLTDDPESMLAVVKAIEWLLDGIEHEYRGK, encoded by the coding sequence ATGGCGAGCGAGCTGGGCGTCCGCGCGATGAGCTTGTACACGCACATCGACGCGAAAGAGGACCTTCTCGACATGGTGTACGACGAGGTCGCCGAAGAGGTACTGGTCCAGGGAGAGCTGCCGGACGGCTGGCGTGAGGCGATGATGGAGATCGCCCGAAGGGAGCGCGAGGTCGGGCTGCGGCACCCGTGGATGCTGCAACTCGCGGGACGTTCCCCGCGTATCGGTCCCAACGGCCTGCGCCACATCGAGCAGTCCATGGCCGCCGCCGCCCGCCTCACCGACGACCCCGAAAGCATGCTGGCCGTCGTCAAGGCGATCGAGTGGCTGCTCGACGGCATCGAACACGAATACCGAGGGAAGTAG
- a CDS encoding DUF427 domain-containing protein — MGTSRKTGLRVEESGKRVRAYLGGHLVADSIRPSLVWEIPYYPTYYFPEGDVRAELVEDGPGTRSPSRGDATVYTVKVDGAQAPGAALRHTELPGLVRLDWNAMDAWFEEDEEVFVHPRDPYTRVDVLAASRHVRVEVDGVTVAESSSPRLLFETGLPVRYYLPKPHVRMDLLEHTDTVSHCPYKGTAEYWSARVDGTLHEDLAWSYRTPLEESLKVAGLVCFFNEKVDIFVDGVLQERPKTKF; from the coding sequence ATGGGCACATCGCGGAAGACCGGCCTCCGGGTCGAGGAGAGCGGCAAGCGCGTCAGGGCTTACCTCGGCGGCCATCTGGTGGCCGACTCGATACGGCCTTCTCTCGTCTGGGAGATCCCCTACTACCCCACCTACTACTTTCCCGAGGGGGACGTGCGGGCCGAGCTCGTCGAGGACGGCCCCGGCACCCGCTCGCCGAGCAGGGGCGACGCGACCGTCTACACGGTGAAGGTGGACGGCGCGCAGGCTCCGGGCGCCGCGCTCCGCCATACCGAGCTGCCCGGCTTGGTCCGGCTCGACTGGAACGCGATGGACGCCTGGTTCGAGGAGGACGAGGAGGTCTTCGTCCACCCCCGCGACCCGTACACGCGCGTGGACGTGCTGGCGGCGTCGCGGCATGTCCGCGTGGAGGTGGACGGGGTGACGGTCGCGGAGTCGTCCAGCCCGCGGCTGCTGTTCGAGACGGGTCTGCCGGTGCGCTACTACCTGCCGAAGCCGCATGTCCGGATGGACCTGCTCGAACACACCGACACCGTGTCGCACTGCCCGTACAAGGGCACCGCGGAGTACTGGTCGGCACGGGTGGACGGGACGCTGCACGAAGATCTGGCCTGGTCGTACCGGACGCCGCTGGAGGAAAGCCTCAAGGTCGCCGGGTTGGTCTGCTTCTTCAACGAGAAGGTCGACATCTTCGTGGACGGGGTGCTGCAGGAGCGGCCGAAGACCAAGTTCTGA
- a CDS encoding ferredoxin reductase: MAIAPRTIAPRRPRRPIAGRRIAAAARLLTTPLLPEDYLGLIDPLWSTADPRGRIEAVRHEAPSAATLVIRPGRAWRGHRPGQWIKIGVDVGGVRHWRTFSLSSPPRRDGRITVTVKAARDGFVSAYLVNEIRPGAVVRLSPPDGAFTLPAPVPRKLLFVTAGSGITPVMAMLRHLGGASDAVLVHSDRTARDVIFGDELRRMPGVRLHERHTTPDGRLKPSDIPGICPDWAEREAWACGPGGMLDDLAAHWKAAGIGERLRVERFRTVLSGGGGQGGRVTFTRSGVTADADGSTPLLTAGEDAGALLPSGCRMGICRGCVGRLASGKVRDLRTGEVHGDEGEIVQTCVSAAAGPVEIEL; encoded by the coding sequence TTGGCCATCGCACCGCGGACCATCGCACCGCGCCGCCCGCGCCGGCCCATAGCGGGGCGGCGGATCGCGGCGGCCGCCCGGCTCCTCACGACTCCGCTCCTGCCGGAGGACTACCTCGGGCTGATCGACCCGCTGTGGTCCACGGCCGATCCGCGCGGGCGGATCGAGGCCGTCCGGCACGAGGCCCCGTCCGCCGCGACCCTGGTGATCAGACCGGGGCGGGCGTGGAGAGGCCACCGGCCCGGCCAGTGGATCAAGATCGGCGTGGACGTCGGCGGCGTCCGGCACTGGCGGACGTTCTCGCTGTCGTCGCCGCCCCGCCGCGACGGCCGCATCACGGTCACCGTCAAGGCCGCGCGCGACGGGTTCGTCTCGGCGTACCTGGTCAACGAGATCCGGCCCGGGGCGGTCGTCCGCCTGTCGCCGCCCGACGGCGCGTTCACGCTGCCCGCGCCCGTCCCCCGGAAGCTGCTGTTCGTGACGGCCGGCAGCGGCATCACCCCGGTCATGGCGATGCTGCGGCATCTCGGCGGCGCGTCCGACGCCGTGCTCGTCCACTCGGACCGGACGGCCCGGGACGTGATCTTCGGCGACGAGCTCCGCCGGATGCCGGGGGTGCGGCTGCACGAGCGGCACACGACCCCGGACGGGCGGCTGAAGCCGTCCGACATACCCGGCATCTGCCCCGACTGGGCCGAGCGCGAGGCGTGGGCGTGCGGACCGGGCGGCATGCTCGACGACCTCGCGGCGCACTGGAAGGCCGCGGGAATCGGGGAGAGGCTGCGCGTCGAGCGCTTCCGCACCGTCCTGTCCGGCGGCGGGGGCCAGGGCGGGCGCGTCACGTTCACCAGGAGCGGCGTCACGGCCGACGCGGACGGGAGCACGCCCCTGCTGACGGCGGGCGAGGACGCCGGCGCGCTGCTGCCGAGCGGGTGCCGGATGGGCATCTGCCGCGGCTGCGTCGGGCGGCTGGCGTCCGGCAAGGTCCGCGACCTGCGCACCGGCGAGGTGCACGGCGACGAGGGCGAGATCGTCCAGACCTGCGTCTCGGCGGCCGCCGGGCCCGTGGAGATCGAACTGTGA
- a CDS encoding fatty acid desaturase family protein yields the protein MTDHLTAEDYETIAAELDALREEIMSGLGERDASYIRRVIRWQRGLEIGGRALLLASALPPAWVAGTAALSVAKILENMEIGHNVMHGQWDWMRDPKIHSTTWEWDNVSPAEQWKHSHNFVHHTFTNVLGKDNDVGYGILRVAPEQEWSPAHLAQPLYNLLLAMFFEYGVALHDLEIDKIRDGTADEAVTGEKLRAIGRKIRRQWGKDYLAFPLLSGPQFLSTLAANATANVVRNVWAHMIIFCGHFPGDVEVFEEERLDGETRGEWYVRQLCGSANIDGGGLFHLMTGNLSHQIEHHLFPDMPSNRYGEIAPRVRALCGKYDIPYHTGSLSRQVTGTWKKIVRYALPGGRPSPARPETA from the coding sequence ATGACCGACCATCTGACGGCCGAGGACTACGAGACCATCGCCGCCGAGCTGGACGCGCTGCGCGAGGAGATCATGTCCGGTCTCGGCGAGCGCGACGCGTCCTACATCCGGCGGGTGATCCGCTGGCAGCGCGGACTGGAGATCGGCGGCCGGGCGCTGCTGCTCGCGTCCGCGCTGCCGCCCGCCTGGGTCGCCGGGACCGCGGCGCTGTCCGTCGCGAAGATCCTGGAGAACATGGAGATCGGGCACAACGTCATGCACGGCCAGTGGGACTGGATGCGCGACCCGAAGATCCATTCCACGACCTGGGAGTGGGACAACGTCTCCCCGGCCGAGCAGTGGAAACACTCGCACAACTTCGTCCACCACACGTTCACGAACGTGCTCGGCAAGGACAACGACGTCGGCTACGGCATCCTGCGCGTCGCCCCGGAGCAGGAGTGGTCCCCGGCGCACCTCGCGCAGCCGCTCTACAACCTGCTGCTGGCGATGTTCTTCGAGTACGGGGTGGCGCTGCACGACCTGGAGATCGACAAGATCCGGGACGGGACGGCCGACGAGGCGGTGACGGGGGAGAAGCTGCGCGCGATCGGCCGCAAGATCCGCCGCCAGTGGGGCAAGGACTACCTGGCGTTCCCGCTGCTCAGCGGCCCGCAGTTCCTGTCCACGCTGGCCGCGAACGCCACCGCGAACGTGGTCCGCAACGTCTGGGCGCACATGATCATCTTCTGCGGGCACTTCCCCGGCGACGTGGAGGTGTTCGAGGAGGAGCGGCTGGACGGCGAGACAAGGGGCGAGTGGTACGTCCGGCAGCTGTGCGGCTCGGCGAACATCGACGGGGGCGGGCTGTTCCATCTGATGACCGGCAACCTCAGCCACCAGATCGAGCACCACCTGTTTCCGGACATGCCGAGCAACCGGTACGGCGAGATCGCCCCGCGCGTCCGCGCCCTGTGCGGCAAGTACGACATCCCGTACCACACGGGCTCGCTGTCGCGCCAGGTCACGGGCACCTGGAAGAAGATCGTCCGGTATGCGCTGCCCGGCGGGCGCCCGTCCCCGGCACGGCCTGAGACGGCCTGA
- a CDS encoding GNAT family N-acetyltransferase codes for MDGDRPARRLGIDDLAACQRLAEDRGWGREDRKWRFLFSVGDVYGIDDGEGGLAAATVSTPYGADVAAISMVLVAKRYERRGLGGRIMLHAMDNTETKSFCLTATEYGRPLYERLGYRSVGLCTTYTGTGKGPAKRGVSVPAEAADMPAVHALDTEVFGADRARLVDGLPSFCETFHVVRDESGLKGFGGVWWNDDMAVVGPVTAQDTETALALVEEIVPAGPVRLDIDHRHPEMVDWARRHGLRPAFTTTVMEYGAPIVNDVSRLHLPVAQALG; via the coding sequence ATGGATGGGGACAGGCCCGCGCGGCGACTCGGTATCGACGACCTCGCCGCCTGCCAGCGGCTCGCCGAGGACCGCGGCTGGGGGCGCGAAGACCGGAAGTGGCGGTTCCTGTTCTCGGTCGGCGACGTCTACGGCATCGACGACGGGGAGGGCGGGCTCGCCGCGGCGACGGTGTCGACCCCCTACGGCGCGGACGTCGCGGCCATCAGCATGGTGCTGGTGGCGAAACGCTACGAACGGCGTGGTCTGGGCGGCCGCATCATGCTCCACGCCATGGACAACACCGAGACGAAGAGCTTCTGCCTGACGGCCACCGAATACGGACGCCCGCTGTACGAGCGTCTGGGATATCGCTCCGTCGGGCTCTGCACGACGTACACGGGTACGGGCAAGGGGCCCGCCAAGCGGGGCGTCTCCGTCCCTGCCGAGGCGGCGGACATGCCCGCCGTCCATGCGCTCGACACCGAGGTCTTCGGCGCCGACCGTGCACGGCTGGTCGACGGGCTGCCGTCGTTCTGCGAGACGTTCCACGTCGTCCGGGACGAGTCCGGCCTGAAGGGGTTCGGGGGCGTGTGGTGGAACGACGACATGGCGGTCGTCGGCCCCGTCACCGCACAGGACACCGAGACGGCCCTCGCCCTCGTCGAAGAGATCGTTCCGGCGGGGCCGGTCCGCCTGGACATCGACCACCGGCATCCGGAGATGGTCGACTGGGCGCGGCGGCACGGCCTGCGACCCGCGTTCACCACCACGGTCATGGAGTACGGTGCGCCCATCGTCAACGACGTGTCCCGCCTCCACCTCCCCGTGGCGCAGGCCCTCGGCTGA
- a CDS encoding MFS transporter, with protein sequence MSHTATPVAGRRPHGAAASPTASIGTLLVLLTGIFITTLDFFIVNVAIPDIQTDLRAGATAIQWVVAGFGLALGSGLITSGRLGDLAGRRRMYALGLAVFTAASLACGLAPSPGTLIAARVVQGLAAALLMPQVLGIINGVFTGEARAKAFTAYGLAMGLGGVFGQLIGGVLIQADLFGTGWRSIFLINVPVGVVTLALVRRTVPPQPRTTGTRLDVTGTVLVTLGLVALVLPLIEGRRLGWPAWTWASLAASAVLLAAFVVSQRRSSAPLVSPTLFREPAFRAGSGLALVYTLAMASFFLYLALYLQQGRGLSALESGLLFVALGAGYFAASTRATAIAARLGRQVLALGAAVQAAGCLLLLAATGHAIGWLIPGLALVGAGMGFVLAPLSALVLAGVTDRHAASAAGVLSTAQQVGNALGVALVGIVFYGALGEVADAFRASLFPVMAFCGVTAALAQLLPRR encoded by the coding sequence ATGTCGCACACGGCGACTCCGGTGGCGGGCCGGCGCCCGCACGGGGCCGCGGCCTCGCCCACCGCGTCCATCGGCACCCTGCTGGTCCTGCTCACCGGCATCTTCATCACCACGCTCGACTTCTTCATCGTGAACGTGGCGATCCCCGACATCCAGACCGATCTGCGCGCCGGCGCGACGGCGATCCAGTGGGTCGTCGCCGGGTTCGGGCTGGCGCTCGGCAGCGGGCTGATCACCAGTGGCCGCCTCGGCGACCTGGCCGGACGCCGCCGGATGTACGCGCTCGGCCTCGCGGTGTTCACGGCGGCCTCACTGGCGTGCGGGCTGGCCCCCTCCCCCGGCACGCTGATCGCCGCCAGGGTGGTGCAGGGGCTCGCGGCCGCGCTGCTGATGCCGCAGGTTCTCGGGATCATCAACGGCGTGTTCACCGGGGAGGCGCGCGCCAAGGCGTTCACCGCCTACGGCCTCGCGATGGGCTTGGGCGGCGTGTTCGGGCAGCTTATCGGGGGTGTGCTGATCCAGGCGGACCTGTTCGGCACCGGATGGCGCAGCATCTTCCTGATCAACGTCCCGGTCGGGGTCGTCACGCTGGCGCTGGTCCGCCGGACCGTCCCGCCCCAGCCGCGCACCACGGGAACCCGGCTCGACGTCACGGGAACCGTCCTCGTCACCCTCGGCCTCGTCGCGCTCGTCCTGCCCCTGATCGAGGGTCGCCGCCTGGGCTGGCCCGCCTGGACGTGGGCGTCGCTCGCCGCGTCGGCCGTCCTGCTGGCCGCCTTCGTCGTCTCCCAGCGCCGCAGCAGCGCCCCGCTGGTCTCGCCCACCCTCTTCCGTGAGCCCGCTTTCCGCGCCGGCAGCGGCCTGGCGCTCGTCTACACCCTGGCGATGGCGTCCTTCTTCCTGTACCTCGCCCTGTACCTCCAGCAGGGACGCGGTCTCAGCGCCCTGGAGTCCGGCCTGCTCTTCGTCGCCCTGGGCGCGGGCTACTTCGCCGCGTCCACCCGCGCCACGGCCATCGCCGCCCGCCTGGGACGGCAGGTCCTCGCGCTGGGCGCCGCGGTGCAGGCGGCCGGCTGCCTCCTCCTGCTCGCCGCGACCGGGCACGCCATCGGCTGGCTCATCCCGGGCCTGGCCCTCGTGGGGGCGGGCATGGGATTCGTCCTGGCGCCCCTGTCGGCACTGGTCCTGGCCGGTGTCACCGATCGGCACGCCGCCTCAGCCGCCGGCGTCCTGTCCACCGCGCAGCAGGTCGGCAACGCCCTCGGCGTGGCGCTCGTCGGGATCGTCTTCTACGGCGCGCTGGGCGAGGTCGCCGACGCCTTCCGGGCGTCGCTCTTCCCGGTCATGGCCTTCTGCGGCGTCACCGCGGCCCTCGCCCAGCTCCTCCCCAGGCGCTAG
- a CDS encoding S1 family peptidase, protein MRLRVATLLAGIVAVLATAAPGASASPAGARPAAAPGAEGGRAIYGAGGVRCTLGFNVRQNGTYYFLTAGGCAQVGMAIYADPGMTVQLGTVVSVTNAAVALVRYVEPSVERPGSVHLYPGSQDITTAGRPVVGQRVCRSGPVTGLRCGSVTAVNVTVNFPDGTITGLARTTICTEPGDSPGAPYFSGSTAVGLGIGGVGDCASGGSSFFQPISPVLSAFGVSVY, encoded by the coding sequence GTGAGACTGCGCGTCGCGACCTTGCTCGCGGGCATCGTCGCCGTCCTGGCCACCGCCGCCCCCGGCGCGTCCGCTTCGCCGGCGGGCGCGCGTCCCGCCGCGGCGCCGGGCGCGGAAGGGGGACGGGCGATCTACGGGGCCGGGGGCGTGCGCTGCACCCTCGGGTTCAACGTGCGGCAGAACGGCACCTACTACTTCCTCACCGCGGGCGGCTGCGCCCAGGTGGGCATGGCGATCTACGCCGATCCGGGGATGACCGTCCAGCTCGGGACGGTCGTCTCGGTGACGAACGCCGCCGTCGCGCTCGTCCGGTACGTGGAGCCTTCCGTGGAGCGGCCCGGCAGCGTCCACCTCTACCCCGGCTCCCAGGACATCACGACGGCGGGCCGGCCGGTCGTCGGTCAGCGCGTCTGCCGCAGCGGGCCCGTCACGGGCCTGCGCTGCGGCAGCGTCACGGCCGTCAACGTGACCGTGAACTTCCCTGACGGGACGATCACCGGGCTCGCGAGGACGACCATATGCACGGAGCCCGGGGACAGTCCCGGGGCTCCGTATTTCTCTGGCAGTACCGCGGTGGGGCTGGGGATCGGCGGGGTCGGGGACTGCGCCAGTGGCGGGTCCTCCTTCTTCCAGCCGATCTCTCCGGTGCTCAGCGCCTTCGGCGTCAGCGTGTACTAG
- a CDS encoding PSP1 domain-containing protein, translating into MMMAVSFTRYGRLFYLDPGPHSPKVGDKVLVPTDSGPEVAECVWAPQWVSEDVDGLPECAGPATDEHLARDEANRRRRAEGRLTAKRLIRRHDLPMKVIGVDYLDADNIFKIYFTAPHRVDFRALVRDLARGIRARVELRQVGPRDEARLQGGIGPCGRDLCCATFLKDFEPVSVRMAKEQDLPVNPLRIAGACGRLMCCLKYEHPLYVKAHDSMPALGSRVDTPNGPGQVVGRNVPSDKVTVRLNSGGRCSCPSASVCSPRKQHDARYAPSDNGEPG; encoded by the coding sequence ATGATGATGGCCGTCAGCTTCACTCGTTACGGCCGCCTGTTCTACCTCGATCCGGGGCCCCACAGCCCCAAGGTCGGCGACAAGGTCCTCGTGCCCACCGACTCCGGTCCCGAGGTCGCCGAGTGCGTGTGGGCCCCGCAGTGGGTCTCCGAGGACGTCGACGGCCTCCCCGAGTGCGCCGGCCCCGCCACCGACGAGCACCTCGCCCGCGACGAGGCCAACCGCCGCCGCCGCGCCGAGGGCCGCCTCACCGCCAAGCGCCTCATCCGCAGGCACGACCTCCCGATGAAGGTCATCGGCGTCGACTACCTCGACGCCGACAACATCTTCAAGATCTACTTCACCGCCCCGCACCGCGTCGACTTCCGCGCCCTCGTCCGCGACCTGGCCCGCGGCATCAGGGCCCGCGTCGAGCTCCGCCAGGTCGGCCCCCGCGACGAGGCCCGCCTCCAGGGCGGCATCGGCCCCTGCGGCCGCGACCTGTGCTGCGCCACCTTCCTCAAGGACTTCGAACCCGTCTCCGTGCGCATGGCGAAGGAGCAGGACCTCCCGGTCAACCCCCTGCGCATCGCCGGCGCCTGCGGCCGCCTGATGTGCTGCCTCAAGTACGAGCACCCGTTGTACGTCAAGGCGCACGACAGCATGCCGGCCCTGGGATCGCGCGTGGACACCCCGAACGGCCCGGGCCAGGTCGTGGGCCGCAACGTCCCCTCCGACAAGGTCACAGTCCGCCTGAACAGCGGGGGCCGCTGCTCCTGCCCGTCAGCCTCCGTCTGCTCCCCCCGCAAGCAGCACGACGCCCGCTACGCCCCCTCAGACAACGGCGAGCCCGGCTAA
- a CDS encoding fructosamine kinase family protein, which produces MRLERLLGTGVEDVHDLGSSHSWTLRRASLADGREVFVKAARDQAGVFAAEAAGLRWLGEAGPGTPVPDVVAADEHMLVLPWLHSAPPSREAAERLGRELAALHIGNRPDVYGAPWDGFIADLPLDNTPDGRPWPAWYAERRLEPFLRLGARHLSTGDVRLVERVMADIETLAGQPEPPSRIHGDLWSGNVLWTGDRALLIDPAAHGGHRETDLAMMALFGTPHLDTVLGAYDEAAPLADGWRSRVPLHQLHPLLVHVALFGGSYRASLVEAARASLG; this is translated from the coding sequence GTGCGGCTGGAGAGGCTGCTCGGAACCGGGGTCGAGGACGTCCACGACCTCGGCTCCAGCCATTCCTGGACGTTGCGCAGGGCCTCCCTGGCCGACGGCCGCGAGGTCTTCGTGAAGGCGGCGCGGGACCAGGCGGGCGTGTTCGCCGCGGAGGCGGCCGGGCTGCGCTGGCTGGGGGAGGCCGGCCCCGGGACCCCCGTCCCCGACGTCGTGGCGGCGGACGAGCACATGCTCGTCCTGCCGTGGCTGCACTCGGCTCCACCGTCCCGCGAAGCGGCCGAACGCCTCGGACGGGAACTGGCGGCCCTGCACATCGGGAACCGTCCTGACGTCTACGGCGCGCCCTGGGACGGCTTCATCGCCGACCTCCCCCTGGACAACACGCCGGACGGCCGTCCCTGGCCCGCCTGGTACGCCGAACGCCGCCTGGAACCGTTCCTGCGTCTCGGGGCCAGGCACCTCTCGACCGGCGACGTCCGCCTTGTGGAGCGCGTCATGGCGGACATCGAGACGCTCGCGGGACAGCCGGAGCCGCCGTCCCGCATCCACGGCGACCTGTGGTCGGGAAACGTCCTGTGGACGGGCGACCGGGCGCTGCTCATCGACCCCGCCGCGCACGGCGGGCACCGCGAGACCGACCTCGCCATGATGGCGCTGTTCGGTACGCCGCACCTCGACACCGTGCTCGGCGCCTACGATGAGGCCGCGCCCCTTGCGGACGGATGGCGTTCCCGCGTCCCGCTGCACCAGTTGCACCCGCTGCTGGTCCATGTGGCGCTGTTCGGGGGGTCGTACCGGGCGTCCCTGGTCGAGGCGGCCCGCGCGTCCCTCGGCTGA
- a CDS encoding low molecular weight protein-tyrosine-phosphatase, which yields MPYRVTFVCTGNICRSPMAEWVLRHHVEEEGLDVEVDSSGTGGWHVGDGADQRTVAALERAGYRSAHIARQFDAAWFDGYDMIIAMDASHEKALRSMAPNWQARGSIRLLRQFDPGAGDDLDVPDPYYGGRDDFDLVLEQVEAAMPGLLKEIRSALEDR from the coding sequence ATGCCGTACCGAGTCACCTTCGTCTGCACGGGCAACATCTGCCGCTCCCCGATGGCCGAGTGGGTGCTGCGCCACCACGTCGAGGAGGAGGGCCTGGACGTCGAGGTGGACAGTTCGGGCACGGGCGGCTGGCACGTCGGCGACGGGGCCGACCAGCGGACGGTCGCGGCGCTGGAGCGCGCCGGCTACCGGTCGGCGCACATCGCGCGGCAGTTCGACGCCGCCTGGTTCGACGGCTACGACATGATCATCGCGATGGACGCGAGCCACGAGAAGGCCCTGCGCTCGATGGCGCCGAACTGGCAGGCGCGCGGAAGCATCCGGCTGCTGCGGCAGTTCGACCCGGGCGCGGGCGACGACCTCGACGTCCCCGACCCCTACTACGGGGGGCGCGACGACTTCGACCTCGTCCTGGAGCAGGTGGAGGCGGCGATGCCGGGCCTGCTCAAGGAGATCCGCTCGGCGCTCGAAGACCGCTGA